A segment of the Desulfofundulus kuznetsovii DSM 6115 genome:
TCACGCAAGTTTCAGGGCACCTTTTCCAGAACACAGCTCGCCAGGTTGTTTGAAAATCTAACCGGGTCAAGTATTGGCGAAGTGGTACGGGCCAAGGGCATCTTTTGCTGCGAAGAAGGGTGGGTGCGCCTGGACTTTCTCCCTTCCGGCGTTTCCCTTGAGCCTGTAACGGGCCGCTTTTACGAGAGCAAGGTGCTGGTTATTGGTTCTACCCTGGCTGCCGGTAAGCTTACCGCCGCCCTTTTGGATTGTCTTCACAAAGATCCGCAAGGTTTTTATGAAGATGGTGGTGACCAGCGGCGCAGGGTTTCCCGCCCGGCCGGCTTAAACCGCCGGCGTTCCCCGGCTTGCACTGCACCGGGCAATTATGCCGGCTCCTCCTTGCGGTTGGGCCATGACAAAAAGGAATTGAGCTCGTAAAAAATCCCCCGCAGGGGGTTTATTTCTCCAGTTATGAAAGTTTGCTTGAATCTCCAGGCGGCCTGTGCTATGATTTCGATCAAAGTAGCTGGTGGGAAGTCATAGATTTTAACGGGATGAAAGGGTGGACGGTATGAGTTTGGGGCAAAAAATCAGGGACTTCCGGAAGGAAAGGGGCATTACGCTGACCGAACTGGCCAGCCAGTTAAAAATATCCCCTTCTTACCTCAGCGCGGTGGAAAGGGAAATCCGCAAGCCGTCCATCCCCATGTTAAAGAGGATTAGCGAAGCTCTCAATGTTTCAGTGAGTTACCTGGTAGGTGATACCGACGATACGGTCACCGGGGAAAAACTGCGCTTTATGCGGGAAAGCCGCGGCCTTTCCATCCAGGACCTGGCCGAAATCAGCGAGCTGCCCGCGTCCATGCTGGAAAAGTTTGAAAACGGGCAGGCTACCCCGGATTTAGAGGATTTAAAGAAACTTTCCGAGGCCCTGAATGTAACCCTTCGCTATTTTCTTGATCAGACGGATCGTCCCGATAGCCTGGGCTACCGCTTGCGCAAGTTGCGGCAAAAGCAGGGATTGACAGTGGCCGCCCTGGCCGAGAAAGCGGGAGTTTCCCCGGGTTTGTTAAGCCAGATTGAAAACGGGCAAACCACCCCCCTGCTGGATACCCTTGAAAAGATTGCCAGGGTGCTCAATACCTCAGTTAGTTACTTTCTGATGAAACAGGAGGACGTGGAGGACCTCCTGGCCACATTGAATTCCGATATTTTAGAAACCCTGGGAGATCCTAACGTTCAGGCAGTTTTGCGGGCAGTGCGGGATTTTGACGCCAGTGAAATAAAATATATTCTTAATTTCATCCAGTTTTTTAAGCAAAACCGTCACCTGCTCTGATGTTGCTTGCCGGTAACCTTTCAAGGGTAAAATAGGACGGTTCATGGATTAGCTGTTGTCAGTTCCAGGTTTCCCCTTTAGGATAAGAATTAAAAGGTCCGGAGGTGGGGGTGGGTGCTGGAGCTGGAACGGGAATGGCAAGAACTGGAATTGCACTTATTGACCAGGCTGAAAAAAGCGGTGGTGGAACATGATGAGGAAGAATTGCTTGCCGCCATTGAAGATGCCTTTCGTGAAGGTCTGGATGCCCGCAAGGCCATCTTCGAAGGACTGGTTCCCGGGATGGAGGAGGTAAGCCGGCTCTACGAGGAGGGCGTTTACTATATTCCCGAGTTGCTCCTCTGCGCCGAGGTGTTATACCGGGGGCTGGCCGTTTTCAAAGAACATGTCGAGAAGAAAGATTTGGGCATTAAAGGTACGGTAATTATCGGGGTAGTGGAAGGGGATATCCACGATATCGGCAAGAACCTGGTAAAAATGATGCTGGAGGGGGCCGGTTTTGAGGTAATTGATCTGGGGCGGGACGTGCCCCTGCGCCGGTTCCTGTCCGAACACCGTAAAGTGCGCCCCGACATTGTTTGTCTTTCCACCATGATGACCACCACCCTGGCCGAAATGAAAAAGGTGATCAAGGAACTGCGGGAACGCAACCCCCGGGTAAAAATCATGGTCGGGGGCGCCCCTTTAAGCGATTGTATAGCCAGGCGCTGGGGAGCCAGCGGCTATGCCCCCAACGCTCACCAGGCTTTAAAAAAGGCAGTGGAAATTATGCTTTCGGTGAAAAACAGCTGTCATGAGTCATAGCGGCGCCGGGGAATTACCCTGAGGGATCGCCAGTGATTTCAAAATATTCTGGTTAAACCGGTTCCTTATAGCCCTGGTGTTGAAAATCTTCAGGAGGGGGGCAGATGGCGCGTGCTCTGTTCGCAAAAGGAGAAAGAACTTCTCAACCGCCTGCGGGAAGCGGTAATTAGTTTTGATGAGGAGGCTGTGGTGGAGACGGCTAAGGAATGCATAGAAGTGGGGATGGATGCCACCAGGGCCATTTTTGAAGGGCTGGTGCCGGGAATTGAAGAGGTGGGCCGTCTTTATGAAGAAGAGATATATTTCATCCCCGAAATGCTTTTATGTGCCGACGCCCTCTACCGGGGCCTGGCGCTGCTTCGGGAGCACGTGGTAAAAAAAGACGTGGGCGTCAGGGGAAGGGTGCTCATCGGGGTGGTGGAAGGGGATATCCATGACATCGGCAAGAACATCGTGAAGATGATGTTTGAGGTTTCCTCCTTCGAGGTTTATGATCTGGGGAGGGATGTACCCCTGGAAACTTTTATCCGGGAATACAGGAGGCTAAAACCAGATCTGGTTTGTCTTTCGGCCATGATGACCACCACCATGCTCAAAATGAAGTCTGTTATTGCCAGGCTAAAAGAGGAAAATCCGCAGGTGCGGATTATGGTGGGCGGGGCGCCGGTAACCGAACACGTAGCTGCCCGCTGGGGAGCCGACGGTTACGCTCCCAATGCCTCCCGGGTTTTAAAAGCGGCCATCGACCTGCTGGTGGCGGTGAGGAACCACCTGGCCGGGTGTACTGCAGGATGATCCTGGGGGCTGCAAAAGCATCTTTGCTCCACAAACAGCTGGACGTTCGAAAAGAAATGCCTGGCAACCGTTGGGGGCTGAAAATCGACCTTTTGCCGGGCATTAATTGCAATTAATGGCAGAAAAATTTACAACCAGCGGCGGGTCTGGTAAAATGGCAAAAAGGTTTTCTTTTGCATGAAGTTTAGCCAAAGAGCATTTTTTTTGAACACTCATGAACTCTCGTTTATGATGTCTAGCCGGTCAAGAGGCTAAATAGTTTAACTGGATTGTCAATTATTGCAAAAGAAAGGGGTATAAATACATGACAGGTCGCGAAAGAGTACTAAAAGCCCTGGCGGGGGAAGAAACAGATCGCCTGCCCGTGTTATCTGTTAACCAAACGGCTACCTATGAACAAATGGAGGAATTAAAGGTCTACTGGCCGGAGGCAAATTTTCGGGCTCAGGAAATGGCCAGGCTTGCTTCCGGGGCTTATACCATCCTGGGTTTTGACGCGGTGCGAGTTCCGTTTTGCCAGACTATTGAAGCGGAAGCCCTGGGATGTCCAATTAAGGACGGGGGAAGGAATAATTTGCCAAGCCCTGCAGATTACCCGTATAAACCGGGCGATCAGCCTGCAATGCCGGGAGATTATCTCCAAAGGGGAAGAATTCCGGAATTAATCGAGGCCTTGAAGCTTTTAAAAGAAATGGTAGGAGACAAGGCTCTGGTCATCGGCGGAATTATCGGGCCATACAGTATCGCGGGAAGCCTTATCGGGGCAACCGATCTGATGCGGGCCAGTTTTAGAAAGCCCCACCTGGTTGAGCCCCTCATGGAGGTCGGGGAACTGGCGGGCCGGCTCCTGGCG
Coding sequences within it:
- a CDS encoding helix-turn-helix domain-containing protein, which encodes MSLGQKIRDFRKERGITLTELASQLKISPSYLSAVEREIRKPSIPMLKRISEALNVSVSYLVGDTDDTVTGEKLRFMRESRGLSIQDLAEISELPASMLEKFENGQATPDLEDLKKLSEALNVTLRYFLDQTDRPDSLGYRLRKLRQKQGLTVAALAEKAGVSPGLLSQIENGQTTPLLDTLEKIARVLNTSVSYFLMKQEDVEDLLATLNSDILETLGDPNVQAVLRAVRDFDASEIKYILNFIQFFKQNRHLL
- a CDS encoding cobalamin B12-binding domain-containing protein, which produces MLELEREWQELELHLLTRLKKAVVEHDEEELLAAIEDAFREGLDARKAIFEGLVPGMEEVSRLYEEGVYYIPELLLCAEVLYRGLAVFKEHVEKKDLGIKGTVIIGVVEGDIHDIGKNLVKMMLEGAGFEVIDLGRDVPLRRFLSEHRKVRPDIVCLSTMMTTTLAEMKKVIKELRERNPRVKIMVGGAPLSDCIARRWGASGYAPNAHQALKKAVEIMLSVKNSCHES
- a CDS encoding cobalamin B12-binding domain-containing protein — its product is MLCSQKEKELLNRLREAVISFDEEAVVETAKECIEVGMDATRAIFEGLVPGIEEVGRLYEEEIYFIPEMLLCADALYRGLALLREHVVKKDVGVRGRVLIGVVEGDIHDIGKNIVKMMFEVSSFEVYDLGRDVPLETFIREYRRLKPDLVCLSAMMTTTMLKMKSVIARLKEENPQVRIMVGGAPVTEHVAARWGADGYAPNASRVLKAAIDLLVAVRNHLAGCTAG
- a CDS encoding MtaA/CmuA family methyltransferase encodes the protein MTGRERVLKALAGEETDRLPVLSVNQTATYEQMEELKVYWPEANFRAQEMARLASGAYTILGFDAVRVPFCQTIEAEALGCPIKDGGRNNLPSPADYPYKPGDQPAMPGDYLQRGRIPELIEALKLLKEMVGDKALVIGGIIGPYSIAGSLIGATDLMRASFRKPHLVEPLMEVGELAGRLLARELIKAGADAICIEDMMASLDMISPKIYRELVMPWHKKLLDELQDVPTIIHICGKLDDVIEDIASLGVTAISVENKVDAPKAVEKLKKYNRHIPLIGGVDAAHTLFSGNVEKVKEEVRKAIADGYSMIAPGCSIPPATTIACLRAMVDEVIGYSQ